One stretch of Zingiber officinale cultivar Zhangliang chromosome 6B, Zo_v1.1, whole genome shotgun sequence DNA includes these proteins:
- the LOC121992412 gene encoding anaphase-promoting complex subunit 8-like, with protein MKQSASTLRTPMKFEIRMNSKESYRVELRSAARHLSDRGLYCAAKWALELLVDLNVLPSASPSAVSARASAGPSTSAASGFGSFSHLHPDASCRRCVRSDSSAPASAEAAVTPQGGVSYVSTPLPADDGFDGGSNDRYHLAKSYFDCREYRQDVYVLENQTGKKAVFFRCYPSTWYALL; from the exons ATGAAGCAATCGGCGTCGACACTCCGAACGCCGATGAAATTTGAGATCAGAATGAATTCCAAAGAGAGCTACCGAGTGGAGCTTCGATCCGCCGCCCGCCATCTCAGTGATCGCGGCCTCTACTGTGCCGCCAAATG GGCTTTGGAACTCCTCGTAGATCTGAACGTTCTCCCTTCGGCATCCCCGTCAGCTGTCTCCGCCCGTGCCAGTGCTGGCCCCTCTACCTCCGCAGCCAGCGGCTTCGGCTCCTTCTCCCACCTGCACCCTGATGCCTCCTGTCGCCGCTGCGTCCGCTCTGACTCTTCAGCTCCCGCGTCAGCCGAGGCCGCTGTCACGCCCCAAGGCGGCGTATCTTATGTCAGCACGCCTCTACCTGCCGATGATGGGTTCGACGGCGGAAGCAATGATCGCTACCACCTGGCCAAGTCATACTTTGACTGCCGCGAGTACCGGCAGGACGTCTACGTTCTCGAAAATCAAACTGGGAAGAAGGCCGTTTTCTTCCGCTGCTATCCCTCTACTTGGTACGCTTTGCTCTGA